From the genome of Acropora palmata chromosome 4, jaAcrPala1.3, whole genome shotgun sequence, one region includes:
- the LOC141879717 gene encoding leucine-rich repeat-containing protein 59-like isoform X1: MTRNLSKEEIKNKLDGEELDLSLCSLTKVPVKEIAALPKARVVDLSCNSLTTLTETFCSLRQLVRLDLSKNALKELPQEFGNLNQLKELDLYCNQLSGLPLSCVNLENLIWLDLKSNPVQKLWPDVIGNCLSKAECKQCAKNVLRHLKILAINEEQAKLAFEKEQKALEEEKEQHARELRKRQKQQEKQLKREAYEATKRHKKMVEEERSKILQAKDECMEPRPPEPLIQAQEEERSHFAFLLFLSSLIIIGTAVALVFFCHKDANCQDLIYSFLSS, from the exons atgaccAGAAACCTttccaaagaagaaataaagaacaagTTAGACGGAGAAGAGCTAGACTTAAGTCTGTGCAGTCTTACCAAAGTGCCTGtgaaagaaatt GCGGCATTACCTAAAGCTAGGGTTGTTGATCTCTCCTGCAACAGTTTAACAACACTTACT GAGACATTCTGTTCTTTGCGTCAATTGGTGCGGCTGGACCTAAGTAAGAATGCCCTCAAAGAACTGCCACAGGAGTTTGGCAATCTTAATCAACTGAAGGAATTGGACTTATATTGCAATCAGTTGAGTGGTTTGCCATTGAGCTGTGTAAATCTTGAGAACCTAATATGGTTAGACCTGAAGAGTAACCCTGTGCAAAAACTTTGGCCAGATGTTATTGGAAATTGCTTAAGCAAAGCAGAATGTAAACAATGTGCAAAAAAT GTGCTACGACACCTTAAAATTCTAGCAATAAATGAGGAACAAGCAAAATTGGCTTTTGAAAAAG AACAGAAAGCattggaagaagaaaaagaacagcATGCTCGTGAACTTAGAAAGAGacagaaacaacaagaaaaacaattaaagaGAGAAGCTTATGAAGCAACGAAAAGGCATAAAAAGATGGTCGAGGAGGAAAGAAGTAAAATATTACAAG ccAAAGATGAATGTATGGAACCCAGGCCACCTGAGCCTTTAATTCAAGCACAAG AGGAGGAGAGAagtcattttgcttttctgCTGTTCCTGTCATCATTGATAATAATTGGTACTGCGGTTGCTTTAGTCTTCTTTTGTCACAAAGATGCCAACTGCCAAGATCTGATATATTCCTTCCTATCTTCTTAA
- the LOC141879711 gene encoding uncharacterized protein LOC141879711 isoform X2, which yields MEDWVDKLIKVCGFKRTDECHSQGENSIPKRDTAMPGAHTQPQQTITAPKSLTMNPHGPASSSLSSSRSSLTSPSGACPLSIPKHLVDEQNKSTSADDPSNPHALEAPSEYHERIQRQSEQVGIPTSSTNFQGTQNRANYDMVPSPRPLSSHSQQDNNYDDVPIPQPCEPALSRISPGGNSGNHFSAKDYTLSNKVSMPRPVSQASNTSSQDVYDLVPPPRPLSSSSQDEESLYDVPPKVFDQENYDIVPPVNRPVPTKTSNSLSTNYDTLPPRNSALNARESVYDVLPPGRAVQQESYDIDSSEHRCVSRFQPEAGNENYDILPKPHQAVPDKNYDKVPSARPNAPKPNHVQSRNKQELYDVLPRKDICDIAPWERDSAKEKYDIVPPVHRAATSKANHTLASQECYDVVPCPRPSYDTYDIVPSSRASETYDIVPPPKATKAANCNGHDQHFSDIYDVPPNLQPIYVNDPVHLAAPARPAPYKRKNDPYDTLPTSNRPVSADSGLNASFSSINSLKSEGDDDQEDKYDSPLPALPNTRDSGSLSNDSADDDADSKEIYDRPPSWGVDDSIYDVPPNKEGIYDQLPKHSYSDEVYDTPPGQSDDIYAVPPSSRNLGFGNEPSACPVVDRSTKRPPRVNRATKPKTSTPQNHSYCNMAPPVDRSSKRKVFPKTEPSYVNLDGPRTRMQTLPLVKTLPGNSSGGGFFNPMKECPIDFEDELDYTLMKAPTRSEMTRCYSSCKENCRRASDNQECYEEMTVLPTTRQSVDRRSSSSSSSLADNEELYTPMNAMEQRHRRQLLYAEVEIVEGMQNVRIPASTQRKQENTNYTFINEESTRALLQTSHARQGLR from the exons ATGGAAGATTGGGTTGACAAGCTTATCAAAGTTTGTGGTTTCAAAAGAACAGATGAATGTCATTCTCAAG GGGAAAACTCCATTCCAAAAAGGGATACAGCCATGCCTGGTGCTCACACACAACCACAGCAAACAATCACTGCACCAAAATCTCTAACAATGAATCCTCATGGACCCGCATCATCAAGTTTGTCATCATCGCGATCAAGCTTAACATCTCCATCTGGCGCTTGTCCACTCTCCATTCCCAAGCACCTTGTGGATGAACAGAACAAATCAACATCAGCAGATGATCCTTCAAATCCTCATGCTCTAGAAGCTCCTTCAGAGTACCACGAGAGAATTCAGAGGCAATCTGAGCAGGTTGGAATTCCCACATCTTCAACTAACTTTCAAGGGACCCAGAACAGGGCAAATTATGACATGGTTCCTTCCCCTAGACCTTTGTCTTCTCATTCACAACAGgacaataattatgatgatgtTCCAATTCCTCAACCATGTGAACCTGCACTCAGTCGCATATCACCAGGAGGTAATTCGGGGAATCATTTCTCTGCAAAGGACTACACATTGTCTAATAAAGTTTCTATGCCACGTCCAGTTTCCCAGGCAAGCAATACATCATCACAAGATGTGTACGATTTGGTACCTCCTCCTAGGCCATTATCATCTTCCAGTCAGGATGAGGAAAGCCTTTATGATGTTCCTCCAAAGGTGTTTGATCAAGAAAACTATGACATTGTCCCTCCTGTAAATCGGCCTGTTCCTACGAAAACAAGCAATAGCTTATCCACAAATTATGATACATTGCCACCAAGAAACTCTGCTCTAAATGCAAGGGAAAGTGTATATGATGTTCTCCCACCAGGACGTGCAGTCCAACAAGAAAGCTATGATATTGATTCTTCAGAGCATCGATGCGTTTCTCGATTTCAACCAGAGGCTGGCAATGAAAATTATGATATTTTACCCAAGCCACACCAGGCTGTGCCTGacaaaaattatgataaaGTTCCCTCTGCAAGACCAAATGCACCAAAACCAAACCATGTTCAATcaagaaataaacaagaacTTTATGATGTTCTACCAAGGAAGGACATCTGTGATATTGCTCCATGGGAAAGGGACTCAGCAAAGGAAAAGTATGACATTGTACCCCCGGTGCACAGGGCAGCTACATCAAAAGCAAATCACACTCTGGCCTCTCAAGAATGTTATGATGTTGTTCCGTGTCCCCGACCTTCATATGACACATATGATATTGTTCCATCTTCCAGAGCTTCAGAAACTTATGACATTGTACCACCCCCAAAGGCAACAAAAGCAGCTAATTGTAATGGGCATGATCAACATTTTTCTGATATTTATGATGTCCCTCCAAATCTACAGCCCATTTATGTTAATGATCCAGTGCATTTGGCAGCACCTGCAAGGCCTGCGCCATACAAACGCAAGAATGATCCATATGACACTCTTCCAACCTCCAATCGTCCTGTCAGTGCTGATTCTGGACTCAATGCATCATTTTCAAGTATTAACTCTCTTAAGTCTGAAGGTGATGATGACCAAGAGGATAAATACGACAGTCCATTGCCAGCCCTCCCAAATACTAGAGACTCTGGATCATTAAGCAATGATTCGGCAGATGATGATGCTGACTCAAAAGAGATCTACGATAGACCACCTAGCTGGGGGGTAGATGATTCTATTTATGATGTCCCTCCTAATAAAGAAGGTATCTATGATCAACTTCCAAAGCATTCTTATTCTGATGAAGTATATGACACACCTCCAGGCCAATCAGACGATATCTATGCTGTTCCTCCTTCGAGCCGCAATCTAG GTTTTGGAAATGAACCATCAGCATGTCCAGTAGTTGATCGTTCCACAAAGCGCCCCCCACGGGTGAACAGAGCTACCAAACCCAAGACCTCAACACCACAAAACCATAGCTACTGTAACATGGCACCACCTGTTGACAGAAGTAGCAAAAGGAAAGTATTTCCTAAGACTGAACCCAGCTATGTGAACCTTGATGGTCCTCGTACTCGTATGCAAACTCTGCCTCTAGTAAAGACACTGCCAGGAAACTCCTCCGGTGGAGGTTTTTTCAATCCAATGAAGGAATGTCCCATAGATTTTGAAGATGAACTTGATTACACCCTAATGAAGGCACCAACAAGATCAGAAATGACAAGGTGCTACAGCTCTTGCAAAGAGAACTGCCGTAGGGCATCAGACAATCAAGAGTGCTATGAGGAAATGACAGTTCTACCAACCACAAGACAATCTGTGGACAGGAGAAGCTCTTCTTCATCATCTTCCTTAGCTGATAATGAAGAACTTTACACACCAATGAATGCT ATGGAACAGAGACACAGAAGACAGTTGTTGTATGCAGAAGTAGAGATTGTTGAAGGAATGCAGAATGTCAGAATTCCAGCCAGTACACAACGAAAACAGGAAAATACAAATTACACCTTCATTAATGAGGAATCTACAAGAGCACTACTTCAAACAAGTCATGCCCGGCAGGGACTCCGTTAG
- the LOC141879717 gene encoding uncharacterized protein LOC141879717 isoform X2 → MTRNLSKEEIKNKLDGEELDLSLCSLTKVPVKEIAALPKARVVDLSCNSLTTLTVLRHLKILAINEEQAKLAFEKEQKALEEEKEQHARELRKRQKQQEKQLKREAYEATKRHKKMVEEERSKILQAKDECMEPRPPEPLIQAQEEERSHFAFLLFLSSLIIIGTAVALVFFCHKDANCQDLIYSFLSS, encoded by the exons atgaccAGAAACCTttccaaagaagaaataaagaacaagTTAGACGGAGAAGAGCTAGACTTAAGTCTGTGCAGTCTTACCAAAGTGCCTGtgaaagaaatt GCGGCATTACCTAAAGCTAGGGTTGTTGATCTCTCCTGCAACAGTTTAACAACACTTACT GTGCTACGACACCTTAAAATTCTAGCAATAAATGAGGAACAAGCAAAATTGGCTTTTGAAAAAG AACAGAAAGCattggaagaagaaaaagaacagcATGCTCGTGAACTTAGAAAGAGacagaaacaacaagaaaaacaattaaagaGAGAAGCTTATGAAGCAACGAAAAGGCATAAAAAGATGGTCGAGGAGGAAAGAAGTAAAATATTACAAG ccAAAGATGAATGTATGGAACCCAGGCCACCTGAGCCTTTAATTCAAGCACAAG AGGAGGAGAGAagtcattttgcttttctgCTGTTCCTGTCATCATTGATAATAATTGGTACTGCGGTTGCTTTAGTCTTCTTTTGTCACAAAGATGCCAACTGCCAAGATCTGATATATTCCTTCCTATCTTCTTAA
- the LOC141879711 gene encoding uncharacterized protein LOC141879711 isoform X1 translates to MRKMEKGAVIISGYLVKSPPESKLRNIRSWTKRYFVLNANKLLYYYKNEKEKKPIKDPIKLDNCKCVEANLNHERFKFVFSVVLPQRIYYLVAGTQLEMEDWVDKLIKVCGFKRTDECHSQGENSIPKRDTAMPGAHTQPQQTITAPKSLTMNPHGPASSSLSSSRSSLTSPSGACPLSIPKHLVDEQNKSTSADDPSNPHALEAPSEYHERIQRQSEQVGIPTSSTNFQGTQNRANYDMVPSPRPLSSHSQQDNNYDDVPIPQPCEPALSRISPGGNSGNHFSAKDYTLSNKVSMPRPVSQASNTSSQDVYDLVPPPRPLSSSSQDEESLYDVPPKVFDQENYDIVPPVNRPVPTKTSNSLSTNYDTLPPRNSALNARESVYDVLPPGRAVQQESYDIDSSEHRCVSRFQPEAGNENYDILPKPHQAVPDKNYDKVPSARPNAPKPNHVQSRNKQELYDVLPRKDICDIAPWERDSAKEKYDIVPPVHRAATSKANHTLASQECYDVVPCPRPSYDTYDIVPSSRASETYDIVPPPKATKAANCNGHDQHFSDIYDVPPNLQPIYVNDPVHLAAPARPAPYKRKNDPYDTLPTSNRPVSADSGLNASFSSINSLKSEGDDDQEDKYDSPLPALPNTRDSGSLSNDSADDDADSKEIYDRPPSWGVDDSIYDVPPNKEGIYDQLPKHSYSDEVYDTPPGQSDDIYAVPPSSRNLGFGNEPSACPVVDRSTKRPPRVNRATKPKTSTPQNHSYCNMAPPVDRSSKRKVFPKTEPSYVNLDGPRTRMQTLPLVKTLPGNSSGGGFFNPMKECPIDFEDELDYTLMKAPTRSEMTRCYSSCKENCRRASDNQECYEEMTVLPTTRQSVDRRSSSSSSSLADNEELYTPMNAMEQRHRRQLLYAEVEIVEGMQNVRIPASTQRKQENTNYTFINEESTRALLQTSHARQGLR, encoded by the exons ATGAGGAAAATGGAGAAAGGAGCTGTTATAATATCGGGGTATCTGGTAAAATCGCCTCCAGAAAGTAAGCTGCGTAATATTCGATCG TGGACGAAACGTTACTTTGTTTTGAATGCAAACAAATTGCTGTATTATTACaagaatgaaaaggaaaaaaaaccaataAAGGATCCCATTAAGTTGGATAATTGCAAATGTGTTGAGGCAAATTTGAATCATGAAAGGTTCAAGTTTGTATTCAGTGTCGTCCTTCCCCAGAGAATTTACTATCTTGTGGCTGGAACACAATTAGAGATGGAAGATTGGGTTGACAAGCTTATCAAAGTTTGTGGTTTCAAAAGAACAGATGAATGTCATTCTCAAG GGGAAAACTCCATTCCAAAAAGGGATACAGCCATGCCTGGTGCTCACACACAACCACAGCAAACAATCACTGCACCAAAATCTCTAACAATGAATCCTCATGGACCCGCATCATCAAGTTTGTCATCATCGCGATCAAGCTTAACATCTCCATCTGGCGCTTGTCCACTCTCCATTCCCAAGCACCTTGTGGATGAACAGAACAAATCAACATCAGCAGATGATCCTTCAAATCCTCATGCTCTAGAAGCTCCTTCAGAGTACCACGAGAGAATTCAGAGGCAATCTGAGCAGGTTGGAATTCCCACATCTTCAACTAACTTTCAAGGGACCCAGAACAGGGCAAATTATGACATGGTTCCTTCCCCTAGACCTTTGTCTTCTCATTCACAACAGgacaataattatgatgatgtTCCAATTCCTCAACCATGTGAACCTGCACTCAGTCGCATATCACCAGGAGGTAATTCGGGGAATCATTTCTCTGCAAAGGACTACACATTGTCTAATAAAGTTTCTATGCCACGTCCAGTTTCCCAGGCAAGCAATACATCATCACAAGATGTGTACGATTTGGTACCTCCTCCTAGGCCATTATCATCTTCCAGTCAGGATGAGGAAAGCCTTTATGATGTTCCTCCAAAGGTGTTTGATCAAGAAAACTATGACATTGTCCCTCCTGTAAATCGGCCTGTTCCTACGAAAACAAGCAATAGCTTATCCACAAATTATGATACATTGCCACCAAGAAACTCTGCTCTAAATGCAAGGGAAAGTGTATATGATGTTCTCCCACCAGGACGTGCAGTCCAACAAGAAAGCTATGATATTGATTCTTCAGAGCATCGATGCGTTTCTCGATTTCAACCAGAGGCTGGCAATGAAAATTATGATATTTTACCCAAGCCACACCAGGCTGTGCCTGacaaaaattatgataaaGTTCCCTCTGCAAGACCAAATGCACCAAAACCAAACCATGTTCAATcaagaaataaacaagaacTTTATGATGTTCTACCAAGGAAGGACATCTGTGATATTGCTCCATGGGAAAGGGACTCAGCAAAGGAAAAGTATGACATTGTACCCCCGGTGCACAGGGCAGCTACATCAAAAGCAAATCACACTCTGGCCTCTCAAGAATGTTATGATGTTGTTCCGTGTCCCCGACCTTCATATGACACATATGATATTGTTCCATCTTCCAGAGCTTCAGAAACTTATGACATTGTACCACCCCCAAAGGCAACAAAAGCAGCTAATTGTAATGGGCATGATCAACATTTTTCTGATATTTATGATGTCCCTCCAAATCTACAGCCCATTTATGTTAATGATCCAGTGCATTTGGCAGCACCTGCAAGGCCTGCGCCATACAAACGCAAGAATGATCCATATGACACTCTTCCAACCTCCAATCGTCCTGTCAGTGCTGATTCTGGACTCAATGCATCATTTTCAAGTATTAACTCTCTTAAGTCTGAAGGTGATGATGACCAAGAGGATAAATACGACAGTCCATTGCCAGCCCTCCCAAATACTAGAGACTCTGGATCATTAAGCAATGATTCGGCAGATGATGATGCTGACTCAAAAGAGATCTACGATAGACCACCTAGCTGGGGGGTAGATGATTCTATTTATGATGTCCCTCCTAATAAAGAAGGTATCTATGATCAACTTCCAAAGCATTCTTATTCTGATGAAGTATATGACACACCTCCAGGCCAATCAGACGATATCTATGCTGTTCCTCCTTCGAGCCGCAATCTAG GTTTTGGAAATGAACCATCAGCATGTCCAGTAGTTGATCGTTCCACAAAGCGCCCCCCACGGGTGAACAGAGCTACCAAACCCAAGACCTCAACACCACAAAACCATAGCTACTGTAACATGGCACCACCTGTTGACAGAAGTAGCAAAAGGAAAGTATTTCCTAAGACTGAACCCAGCTATGTGAACCTTGATGGTCCTCGTACTCGTATGCAAACTCTGCCTCTAGTAAAGACACTGCCAGGAAACTCCTCCGGTGGAGGTTTTTTCAATCCAATGAAGGAATGTCCCATAGATTTTGAAGATGAACTTGATTACACCCTAATGAAGGCACCAACAAGATCAGAAATGACAAGGTGCTACAGCTCTTGCAAAGAGAACTGCCGTAGGGCATCAGACAATCAAGAGTGCTATGAGGAAATGACAGTTCTACCAACCACAAGACAATCTGTGGACAGGAGAAGCTCTTCTTCATCATCTTCCTTAGCTGATAATGAAGAACTTTACACACCAATGAATGCT ATGGAACAGAGACACAGAAGACAGTTGTTGTATGCAGAAGTAGAGATTGTTGAAGGAATGCAGAATGTCAGAATTCCAGCCAGTACACAACGAAAACAGGAAAATACAAATTACACCTTCATTAATGAGGAATCTACAAGAGCACTACTTCAAACAAGTCATGCCCGGCAGGGACTCCGTTAG